CCCGGGCTTTTTTCTCCAAGGTGGACGGATGCCCCACTTGGAGTGACCCGGTGCCTTTTCAAACTACACCGGTTGCTAAAGTCAAGGATAAACGGCCTGTTGCCCAAACATACATACAACCAATAAGATTGGAATATGAGCAGGGAGGGAAACAGTGTTCCTGCGAATACCATATTTGGGCAACAGGCCGTAAAGATTTGACCGTATGCCAGCTATCGGGTCGCCCCCGCGTGGGGGCGTGGTTTGATAGGGGCAATTCCATATCAATAGATTTGTATTAAGGAAAATTCTGCCAATTTATTTCCGTTACTCCTTTGTCAGGCCCTCAGCCTACGCTACTCATCCTCCACCCAGCACCTTGTAAAGCGTTACAACGCTGCTAAACCGGGAGAGACGGAAGGCGATGAGCCCCTGCTGAGCTGCATAGAGAGAGCGTTGCGCATCCAGGACACCCAGATAGCTATCAATTCCCTTTGTGTAACGCGCACTGGCGAGGCGATAGGTTTCTGCAGTGGCATTCACCAGGGACTGTTGTGCCGATAGCTGTTTCTCAACCGTGCCCCTGACGGCCAGGGTATCGGCCACTTCCCTAAAGGCTGTTTGAATTGCCTTTTCGTATTGAGCCAGGACGATTTCTCTTTCTACTTTAGTCGCTTTAAACGCCGACCAGATCCGGGCGTCAAAAACCGGCATAACCACCTGGGGTGCGAAGGTCCAGGTGTTTGAACCGGCCTTGAACAGACTGGCCAGGTCGTCGCTCGTTGTTCCGATGTTGCTGGTCAGCGAGATGCGGGGAAAGAAGGCTGCCCGCGCCGCGCCTATGCTGGCATTGGCGGCCTTAAGGCCATGCTCTGCTTGAAGAATATCGGGCCGACGCAACAGCACTTCAGAAGACAGGCCGGGTGAAATATCCTTTGGCGCCGAAACGGCATTTAACTCATCAGGCAATAGTCCGGCAGGCACGGGGGAGCCGGCAAGAAGGTTCAGTGCGTTTTCATCCAGAGCCACCTGGCGGGTGTATTTTGGGACATCCACCCGAGCCGCTTCCAGCCTTGTTTGGGCCTGACGCAGATCAAGCTCGGAGGAGGTCCCGACTTCGTAGCGGCGGCGAATCAAGTTGTATGTGGCCTGCTGTGCCTCCAGGGTCGATTGAGCAAGTTTCAGGTTCTCGTGGTCCGCTGCAAGGGCAAGATAAAAGATTGTAATTTCTGTCATCAGAGAAATCTGCGCGCTGCGGCGAGCCTGCTCAGTGGCGAGGTACTGCTCCAACGCCCTGTCTTTTAAGCTTCGAATGCGACCGAAAAAATCAATCTCCCAGGAACTGACTCCCAGGTTGACGCCGTACTGCTTGAAGTTCATCGCTTCACCTGATTCTTGTGAGATGTCAGCCGGTACCCTTTGCTCGGTCCAGGCACCTGTAGCGTTTATTGCAGGAAACAATTCGGCGCGCTGGATGCCGTACAATGCATGTGCCCTTTCAACATTCAATGCGGCTATCCGCAGATCACGATTATTGTACAAAGCCATTTCGATGACCTGCTGGAGCTTCTCGTCGGTAAAAAATTCCTTCCAGCTCAGCTCAGGGGCTGTTGGGACATCGGCTGGAGCCTTGATTGCCTG
This genomic interval from Pseudomonadota bacterium contains the following:
- a CDS encoding efflux transporter outer membrane subunit yields the protein MIRNIFPVIIAIACLISCTMAPEYKRPASPIPSEWPAGPAYNEMNYPAASQAIKAPADVPTAPELSWKEFFTDEKLQQVIEMALYNNRDLRIAALNVERAHALYGIQRAELFPAINATGAWTEQRVPADISQESGEAMNFKQYGVNLGVSSWEIDFFGRIRSLKDRALEQYLATEQARRSAQISLMTEITIFYLALAADHENLKLAQSTLEAQQATYNLIRRRYEVGTSSELDLRQAQTRLEAARVDVPKYTRQVALDENALNLLAGSPVPAGLLPDELNAVSAPKDISPGLSSEVLLRRPDILQAEHGLKAANASIGAARAAFFPRISLTSNIGTTSDDLASLFKAGSNTWTFAPQVVMPVFDARIWSAFKATKVEREIVLAQYEKAIQTAFREVADTLAVRGTVEKQLSAQQSLVNATAETYRLASARYTKGIDSYLGVLDAQRSLYAAQQGLIAFRLSRFSSVVTLYKVLGGG